TTAAGTTTGCATGACGATCAAATATCATCAACGCGCTTTTACTTTTGAGTTTCCCCATAAATTTTGAGATACTCAAATGCGGTGGAATCGCTACCAACATATGGATATGGTCCGGACATGCCTCCGCTTCAATAAGCTCTACTTTTGTTGTTCACATAACATTCTCAGGATTTTTCCGATATCCACTTTTAACTGATTGTAGATTTCTAATCTTCTATACTTCGGCGCAAACACGATATGATATTTGCATCGCCACTTAGAGTGTGATAAACTTTTTATGTCATCCATGACATAAACCTCCTATGTTTTTTGTGGTTGTCAGACCCACTTTACTTTAACATAGGAGGTTCTTTCTCTTTAAGTCTTTTTTGTTTACCACTCGTTGAACGAGTGGTTTTATCTTGCCTTTTCCGCGCCAAGAAAAAAGCCGTCAAACAAAACTTTCTGTTTAACGGCATTACTTGTTTATATTTCACCAAATCCGCCTCTGACTAATTCTGCCAGTGCTTCAACTGCTGCGTTTTCATCCTCGCCTTCTGCGCTGATTTCGATCTCGCAGCCTTTCGGCAGTCCCATGGCCATAACAGCGATCACAGACTTTCCATTTCCTTCTTTTTCGTTTGCTCCCAGACGTTTGAGCATAATTTTTGATTGATAGGTACCGGCAATCTTACAAAACTCTGCTGCAGGACGCGCATGCAGGCCGGTGGGGTTTACAACTGTCAGCTTTTGTGTATGCATTTTGCTTTCTCCTTTTTTAAAAAGTGCCCAGGCAGGTGTGAAGCACTTGCTGTCTCCATCCTGTCCGGGCAAGGGGTAAACGTTAGATAAATAATTCGTCCTGTAATTTGCGCAGTTGTACAATCAAGTTATCATTGTTCAGTACAACATCATCATAGGTAATCACTTCACCGGCCTTTTTATCATGGATCAGCTGTGTTTTCTTATCGACAAGCCCCATCGGCAACGCATTCTGTCTGTCGGCTTCTGAGGCAGCCATGAAGGTTCCCCGAATGGTATACCCGCCGATGCCATCCAGCATTTCTCCAGCTTTCATATC
The DNA window shown above is from Eubacterium limosum and carries:
- a CDS encoding HPr family phosphocarrier protein, with protein sequence MHTQKLTVVNPTGLHARPAAEFCKIAGTYQSKIMLKRLGANEKEGNGKSVIAVMAMGLPKGCEIEISAEGEDENAAVEALAELVRGGFGEI